One genomic window of bacterium includes the following:
- a CDS encoding RidA family protein, whose amino-acid sequence MKKIISTDKAPQAIGPYSQAVLANGFMFISGQIPVDYATGKIAGIGIKDQTRQVLENIKAVLAAGNLTLDAVVKTTVYLTDMTTFTDMNEIYQGYFKTETPARATVQVSRLPKDVLIEIEAIAAQ is encoded by the coding sequence ATGAAAAAAATTATATCTACGGACAAAGCTCCACAAGCTATAGGTCCGTACAGTCAGGCAGTTTTAGCAAATGGATTTATGTTTATTTCGGGACAAATTCCGGTTGATTATGCTACGGGGAAAATTGCCGGAATTGGGATAAAAGACCAGACGCGGCAGGTTCTTGAGAATATAAAAGCCGTGCTTGCGGCAGGGAATTTAACACTTGATGCCGTAGTAAAGACAACAGTTTATTTGACGGATATGACAACTTTTACCGATATGAATGAAATATATCAGGGATACTTTAAAACAGAAACTCCAGCGCGGGCTACGGTACAGGTATCAAGACTGCCAAAAGACGTGTTAATAGAAATTGAAGCGATAGCGGCGCAGTAA
- a CDS encoding ATP-grasp domain-containing protein, whose translation MNNLCAVVIGGDYQGLGVIRSLARENISVYLLDSEPCIATSSRYVHKFAKCPSPENEKSFIDFLVQFAKQEKLSNCLIFPTTDEMVRLLSANKELLSLHYKISSPEWQITELLYNKKLTYALAQKVGVPIPKTFYPYSIEELKKFNPEFPVIIKPAVKDLFVKTTKKKAIPANNMDELISVYETTNSIIKKEEIMVQEIIPDGPRNLYSFCSMFKNKTALATLVAKRIRQHPMIFGRATTYAETVDIPELEELGTKILSEADYYGLSEVEFIWDTRDEKYKLLDINARTWGWHTLGNIVGINFPLVLYNDMMGLIQKSNKKMIDGKWMRLLTDLPVAMGEIIKGNLSSEDYINSLTGLKDAVWDDNDPLPFLKEIFLLPYLLKKRGF comes from the coding sequence ATGAATAATTTATGCGCAGTCGTGATTGGCGGAGATTACCAGGGGTTAGGAGTAATCAGAAGTCTTGCACGGGAAAATATTTCCGTATATTTACTGGATTCCGAACCCTGTATCGCCACTTCTTCCAGATATGTTCATAAGTTTGCCAAATGTCCCTCCCCTGAAAACGAAAAATCATTTATAGATTTCTTAGTTCAATTTGCAAAACAGGAAAAACTTTCTAATTGCTTAATATTTCCTACAACAGATGAAATGGTGAGGTTGCTGTCTGCTAATAAAGAATTGCTCTCTTTACATTATAAAATTTCCTCCCCGGAATGGCAAATAACTGAACTTTTATACAACAAAAAACTTACGTATGCTCTTGCTCAAAAAGTTGGTGTTCCAATCCCCAAAACCTTTTACCCCTATTCCATTGAAGAACTTAAAAAATTTAATCCGGAATTTCCTGTAATCATAAAGCCTGCAGTCAAAGATTTATTTGTTAAAACGACCAAAAAGAAAGCTATCCCTGCAAACAATATGGATGAACTTATATCTGTATACGAAACTACAAACTCAATAATAAAAAAAGAAGAAATAATGGTCCAGGAGATTATTCCCGATGGTCCCCGTAACCTTTATTCTTTCTGTTCGATGTTCAAAAATAAAACTGCATTAGCTACACTTGTTGCAAAACGTATAAGACAACATCCGATGATTTTTGGGCGGGCGACGACTTATGCTGAAACCGTTGATATTCCTGAATTAGAAGAATTAGGGACAAAAATCCTGTCTGAAGCGGATTATTATGGATTGTCCGAAGTTGAGTTTATATGGGATACAAGAGATGAAAAATATAAATTATTGGACATAAACGCAAGAACATGGGGATGGCATACGCTTGGAAATATTGTTGGCATTAATTTCCCGCTTGTTTTATATAATGATATGATGGGACTGATACAAAAATCAAATAAGAAAATGATTGACGGTAAATGGATGCGGTTGTTGACGGATTTGCCCGTGGCAATGGGGGAGATAATAAAAGGAAATCTTAGTTCGGAAGATTATATCAACTCGTTAACAGGTTTAAAAGATGCAGTCTGGGACGATAATGATCCTCTGCCTTTCCTTAAAGAAATTTTTCTACTGCCTTATTTACTAAAAAAACGAGGTTTTTAA
- the purN gene encoding phosphoribosylglycinamide formyltransferase, with protein sequence MLIIGILASGKGSNLQAIIDNIASGKLNAKIGCVISDNADAFALERAKKAKIPAYHIPYKNTLMPQCEIEYVECLKKHNVELVCLAGFMRIIKPTLLNAFKNRIINIHPALLPAFPGLHAQKQAYDYGVKVTGATVHFVDEGMDTGGIILQRTVEVKKDDTEETLSKRILGVEHQVYSEAIQLFADKQIK encoded by the coding sequence ATGTTAATAATAGGCATTCTCGCAAGTGGGAAAGGAAGTAATTTACAGGCTATCATAGACAACATAGCTTCCGGGAAATTAAACGCCAAGATAGGGTGTGTAATTTCGGATAACGCCGATGCATTTGCGCTTGAGCGGGCAAAAAAGGCGAAAATTCCTGCGTATCATATTCCTTATAAAAACACTCTTATGCCTCAATGCGAGATAGAATACGTTGAGTGCCTAAAAAAACATAATGTAGAATTGGTATGTCTTGCAGGATTTATGCGGATAATCAAACCCACTCTCCTGAATGCATTCAAAAACAGAATAATAAACATTCATCCTGCATTATTGCCTGCATTTCCCGGATTACACGCACAGAAGCAAGCATATGATTACGGGGTAAAAGTAACGGGAGCCACGGTGCATTTTGTTGATGAAGGAATGGACACGGGAGGAATAATATTGCAAAGAACAGTTGAAGTAAAGAAAGATGACACTGAAGAAACGCTTAGCAAAAGGATTTTAGGTGTTGAACACCAAGTATATTCGGAAGCAATACAGTTATTTGCCGATAAACAGATAAAGTAG